In the Alistipes provencensis genome, ACCAAGGCCGTGCAGGGTTGCATCGCCTGCGGAAAATGCTCGGAGCTGGGCCGCTGCGTCTTCAACGACGCGCTTTACGACGAAGTGCGTGAAAAACTGGCAGGGGCCGACGCCCTCGTGGTCGGCTCGCCGGTCTACTACGCAGGGCCGAACGGGTCGCTGTGCGCGCTGCTGGACCGGTTGTTCTACTCCTGCGGGCCGATGCTGGCCTACAAGCCCGCGGCCGCGGTGGCTGTCTGCCGCCGGGGTGGGGCGAGTGCGACGTTCGACCGGCTGAACAAGTATTTTACGATCTCGAACATGCCTGTCGTTTCGTCGCAGTACTGGAACAGCGTTCACGGGCGGCTGCCCGGCGAAGCGGCGCAGGACGCCGAGGGGTTGCAGACGATGCGGGTATTGGCGCGCAACATGGCGCGTGTGCTTCGGGCCGGACTGCTGGCCGGGGAGGGACGTCCCGAGCCCGAGGAGCGGGTGGTGACGAGTTTCATCCGGTAGGGAGCGTCGCCGGAAAAGATTGGGCCGCGGGGATTTTTCCGCGGCTTTTTTCGTGTTTTTTCAGTTCCGGCGGCACGGGCAAATGGCACGAACGGACT is a window encoding:
- a CDS encoding flavodoxin family protein — protein: MKVLLINGSPRREGNTFIALSEVARTLEAEGIGAEIVSIGTKAVQGCIACGKCSELGRCVFNDALYDEVREKLAGADALVVGSPVYYAGPNGSLCALLDRLFYSCGPMLAYKPAAAVAVCRRGGASATFDRLNKYFTISNMPVVSSQYWNSVHGRLPGEAAQDAEGLQTMRVLARNMARVLRAGLLAGEGRPEPEERVVTSFIR